From Cucumis melo cultivar AY chromosome 3, USDA_Cmelo_AY_1.0, whole genome shotgun sequence:
CATCGATGCACTACTGCTAACTGGCTGAGCACCTCCGTTATTTGGAAGTCTAGAATCTCGACTGTCAATTCTATCTTGATGAGTGCTTTCATTCGCTCCAGAAAGCTCCCTATATGAATGAGCTGTGCCATAGCTCCCTTGCCAAGCAGCAGCTTCAGATGCCGTTGGAGATGCACAGGAGTAGCTGCTAACTGAATCAGATCGTGAATGACGCTCTCCATTCATACTCAAATGGTAGCCTCCATTTGACTCCAAACCATTTGAAAGATGAACTGATCTCATTTTCTCAGCGTCATATACTCCAGGTGGTAACCTCTCAGCCATATCTTTAAGCTGGAGCAACGATAGGATACAATCAATTGTTAGAACCACAAGTATCATTTTCATAACATTTCTCAGGATGTTTAAGCATTGCGGAAGAAAGGAACCCAATTATAGCATAGAGAACATTCCTATTAGAAGCCCAAATCATTTCCTCTTATTTCGTTCATTCAACTACAAAAACAGCTACAAGTTAATTCTTTATGACTGAGTAATTTATCCATCAGAGATGAAGACCGCACACTTTACTGCATGATATTGTCAAAATGATTGTTCACAATAATTTTGCTGCATTCTTCTCTTTGAACTCAAACGAAGACAAATGTGAAGATCCAGAGATAGGCAGCTTTGTAGAATAGGGAAAATAGTCAAATACATTAAAAAGAAGATGACCTGAGCAGTTAGTAACTTGATGACTTCTTTGGCTGCTTTAGATTTACCAGATTCCTCGGCAGCCAAGGCCATGGCTTCTCGTGTTTTCTTCAAAGATTTCTGAAGCTCCTGTTCCTGGAGTTCACATTTCTGCCTCAGGCTCTCAACCTGTATTATGAGACATGAGACATCAACATAAAGATCACTCATTCAAGAAACCAAAACCACTAAATAGTACAAAGAACCAGTTTGAGAAGAATGGGGGGCAGGGCATAATGGCTTACCTGTGAACGCAATTTAAGCACTTCGTGATTCAAAAGATCATTTGTTTTCTTCAAACTATCAGTTATACTTTTGGAGAAGGAAAGTCCTGATGCTGTAGGAACAGGAGTGGCAGATCGAGGAGGGCTTGGTTTCCTTGAGAAAGGCGACACAGATCTAGAACTTACTCCAGAAGCAGTGAGGACAGGTTTTGGAGCTGTCCGTCGCAGATCAACAGCAGTTGATAATACAACATCTCTCAGCTGCAATAGCGAAGGTGCTTGAGAGGATCGAACAAGGGAGAAGGTATCAGCCTTCTTTCCTTGTTTAGCCGCTTTGTTGTCTAACTGCTTTATCAAATCCAAGTTGGAAGGAACTGACTTCGATATTTTCATATCAGTCTTATCAATCCTATCCTTGTTCTCACCTGAGAGGCCTGGCATAGCATTTTTCCTATTATTATTAATAGCTTCTGCTGCCTTCATCAGTTTTGTATAACATGAATCACACACACGATATAGTTTGCCAGGATTAGGAGCAAGTGCTGCTCTTAATGCTTTTCTTGAACTGCAAGAGTGGCAGTGCACAAGTCCACAATTATAACAGTTGTGCCTCTTCCGTGTAAACCCAAACGCCTGTCTGCAAGCAGAGCACTGTGACTGCTCAGCACTAGAAACCCACTTGTGAAGACAAATGGCAGCTGTGTAATTTGAACCACATGCTATATATTTCACATGTCTGTCCTTCAAAGCTTCTACCAGAGTTGGTGTCTTCCGATCTTCAACATCACCATGACCCAATCTCCCATTTGCACCCTTTCCCCATGTATAAACTTCATTTTTGGACGTTAATACCACCACATGATATGCACCACATGAAACTTCTTCAACAGATTCCCCAAAAAGCTTATCCTCTACCAAGCAAGGTATCTTTCCATCTGCACTGGGATTCCCAAGTTGTCCATAAACAGTACTTCCCATTGAGAAAACTTGCCCTGAAGTAGTCAAACCAACAGTAATGCTGTGACCACAAGCAACTTTGTGGAAATCATAATCAATTAGTGCCGGCACACATGTGGGTTTAAGCCTGGGCTCCTTATCTCCATGCCCCAGACGATTTTTATCTCCGTCGCCCCATGTAAATAGTTTACCCGATGAAATGCTCGAACTAGATTGTGTCACAATAACTTCAACTACAGCAGCAGTATGCCACACCCCACATGCAACAGCAATAGTCCTCAGGCCTGATAAAGATTCCACTTCTTTTGGATATGAAATATTTTCTCTGTCTCCATGGCCCAGTGCACCAAATGTTCCATCACCAAATGTAAAAAGCTGACCCATCGACGTCACCAGAGCTGTATGCCATGGACCACATGTCACTGAAGTAACTTGAA
This genomic window contains:
- the LOC103485640 gene encoding PH, RCC1 and FYVE domains-containing protein 1 — encoded protein: MADPFSYANADRDIEQALIALKKGAQLLKYGRKGKPKFCPFRLSSDESSLIWISSKGERSLKLASISRIIPGQRTAVFERYLRPEKDYLSFSLIYNNGKRSLDLICKDKVEAEAWISGLKALIASGQGGRSKIDGWSDGGLYLDEGCELTSNSPSDSSHSVNRDNSSPEFFVGYNANISLKTSQPENNIAKSERAHVSLNQTNMQVKGSSSDVMRVSVSSAPSTSSHGSAPDDCDALGDVYIWGEIVGDNIVKIGAEKNSSYITLRTDVLLPRPLESNIVLDIHHIACGVRHAALVTRQGEVFTWGEESGGRLGHGVVKDVIQPRMVESLAASSIVFVACGEFHTCAVTIMGELYTWGDGTHNAGLLGHGSDVSHWIPKRVSGPLEGLQVTSVTCGPWHTALVTSMGQLFTFGDGTFGALGHGDRENISYPKEVESLSGLRTIAVACGVWHTAAVVEVIVTQSSSSISSGKLFTWGDGDKNRLGHGDKEPRLKPTCVPALIDYDFHKVACGHSITVGLTTSGQVFSMGSTVYGQLGNPSADGKIPCLVEDKLFGESVEEVSCGAYHVVVLTSKNEVYTWGKGANGRLGHGDVEDRKTPTLVEALKDRHVKYIACGSNYTAAICLHKWVSSAEQSQCSACRQAFGFTRKRHNCYNCGLVHCHSCSSRKALRAALAPNPGKLYRVCDSCYTKLMKAAEAINNNRKNAMPGLSGENKDRIDKTDMKISKSVPSNLDLIKQLDNKAAKQGKKADTFSLVRSSQAPSLLQLRDVVLSTAVDLRRTAPKPVLTASGVSSRSVSPFSRKPSPPRSATPVPTASGLSFSKSITDSLKKTNDLLNHEVLKLRSQVESLRQKCELQEQELQKSLKKTREAMALAAEESGKSKAAKEVIKLLTAQLKDMAERLPPGVYDAEKMRSVHLSNGLESNGGYHLSMNGERHSRSDSVSSYSCASPTASEAAAWQGSYGTAHSYRELSGANESTHQDRIDSRDSRLPNNGGAQPVSSSASMAAVGKDSDSLQDGDNNSKAKTSPVVNATQVEAEWIEQYEPGVYITLVALRDGTRDLKRVRFSRRRFGEHQAENWWSENREKVYERYNVRNSDKSSVSGLTSQRADDAVSIASQQL